The following coding sequences are from one Streptomyces angustmyceticus window:
- a CDS encoding 2Fe-2S iron-sulfur cluster-binding protein, producing MSDADNRHPYQPHPEQGWQPLPQGGEYESEATAFVQLPEGFTTGVYGGGSPRYGTPGAEPLAAPGHGYTPPSSFAPHDPADPGADPASTGQWTMPFADPSAGYADPSAGYPAHAEYAAHHGAAEGYHGDAPEAARSWHADPVDWPVAGSPEAGGHATWTVPAAADDGLEESGEYLLGDDGLTGYPAQTGGHPVHPGHHDPSDRTGHTGHPGHSEHPGHAGHTGAGGAEGYQGGGYPGAGAYDGAGHTPGPGEAAHTGHWNFTAGTAAAHGAGTAPAAPQDVPHGGAAHEPFGGASDDPYAHEHGLPEHGAGPDAELPGGGGASGGDPYGPGAGAHGGGATGHWSLPADALAQWPPAPEPAPQQQPHDEAAARQHGTPQPHEATDRPDGAADTPDAGAWAVPGAEGERPGDSGEFALSDATGPAPSAAPHPDGGPDARPEHGGHDDRTASDGHTAPEGRTAADGLADPMGAGTGERADEDGTGSGSAGDLRSADGDGTTGGGIPVQGPEGAVGPEGVAAHEGTTGPEAPAESAPDATPAPSAAAPAPAASPEDDPPAADDPGAEPFDEHPAASYVLRVNGIDRPVTDAWIGESLLYVLRERLGLAGAKDGCSQGECGACSVQVDGRLVASCLVPAATTAGSEVRTVEGLAENGVPSDVQRALTASGAVQCGFCVPGMAMTVHDLLEGNHAPSELETRKALCGNLCRCSGYRGVLDAVGEVVKARAEAAEAAYGPADDPEGAAPADTARIPHQAGPADPTGHTPHDQDPHTGGSA from the coding sequence ATGAGCGACGCAGACAACCGCCATCCGTACCAGCCGCACCCCGAACAGGGCTGGCAACCGCTGCCGCAGGGCGGCGAGTACGAGTCGGAGGCGACCGCCTTCGTGCAGCTCCCGGAGGGCTTCACCACCGGGGTCTACGGCGGCGGATCGCCCCGGTACGGCACCCCGGGCGCCGAGCCGCTCGCCGCGCCCGGCCACGGCTACACCCCGCCGTCCTCGTTCGCCCCGCACGACCCCGCGGACCCCGGCGCCGACCCGGCGTCCACCGGCCAGTGGACGATGCCCTTCGCTGACCCCTCGGCCGGGTACGCCGACCCGTCCGCCGGCTACCCGGCCCACGCGGAGTACGCGGCCCACCACGGCGCCGCCGAGGGCTACCACGGCGACGCCCCCGAGGCGGCCCGGTCGTGGCACGCCGACCCGGTGGACTGGCCGGTCGCGGGCAGCCCGGAGGCGGGCGGCCACGCCACCTGGACGGTCCCCGCGGCCGCCGACGACGGCCTGGAGGAGTCCGGCGAATACCTGCTGGGCGACGACGGGCTGACGGGGTATCCGGCACAAACCGGTGGTCACCCGGTCCACCCGGGCCATCACGACCCTTCCGACCGGACCGGCCACACGGGCCACCCCGGTCATTCCGAACACCCCGGGCACGCCGGTCACACGGGGGCCGGTGGCGCCGAGGGCTACCAGGGCGGCGGCTACCCGGGCGCGGGCGCGTACGACGGCGCCGGGCACACGCCCGGCCCCGGCGAGGCCGCCCACACCGGGCACTGGAACTTCACCGCCGGGACGGCCGCCGCGCACGGGGCCGGCACGGCCCCTGCCGCGCCGCAGGACGTCCCGCACGGCGGGGCGGCGCACGAGCCCTTCGGCGGCGCCTCCGACGACCCGTACGCGCACGAGCACGGCCTCCCGGAGCACGGCGCCGGGCCGGACGCCGAACTGCCCGGAGGCGGCGGCGCGTCGGGCGGCGACCCGTACGGGCCGGGCGCGGGTGCCCACGGCGGCGGGGCGACCGGGCACTGGTCGCTGCCGGCCGACGCGCTGGCCCAGTGGCCGCCCGCCCCGGAGCCGGCACCGCAGCAGCAGCCGCACGACGAGGCGGCGGCGCGGCAGCACGGGACGCCGCAGCCGCACGAGGCCACGGACCGGCCCGACGGAGCGGCCGACACCCCCGATGCGGGCGCCTGGGCGGTCCCGGGCGCCGAGGGCGAACGGCCCGGTGACTCCGGGGAGTTCGCGCTCAGCGACGCGACCGGACCCGCGCCGTCCGCCGCGCCGCACCCCGACGGCGGCCCGGACGCGCGGCCGGAGCACGGCGGGCACGACGACCGCACGGCCTCCGACGGACACACGGCCCCCGAGGGACGTACGGCCGCCGACGGCCTCGCGGACCCGATGGGCGCCGGGACGGGCGAGCGGGCCGACGAGGACGGCACCGGCAGCGGCAGCGCCGGTGACCTGCGGTCCGCCGACGGCGACGGCACCACCGGCGGCGGGATTCCCGTCCAGGGACCCGAGGGCGCTGTCGGCCCCGAGGGCGTCGCCGCCCACGAGGGCACGACGGGCCCCGAGGCCCCCGCGGAGTCCGCACCCGACGCCACGCCCGCCCCGTCCGCCGCCGCTCCGGCACCCGCCGCGAGCCCGGAAGACGACCCCCCCGCCGCGGACGACCCCGGCGCCGAGCCCTTCGACGAACACCCCGCCGCGTCCTACGTCCTGCGGGTGAACGGCATCGACCGGCCGGTCACCGACGCCTGGATCGGCGAGTCGCTGCTCTACGTGCTGCGCGAGCGGCTCGGGCTGGCCGGCGCCAAGGACGGCTGCTCGCAGGGCGAGTGCGGGGCCTGCTCGGTCCAGGTGGACGGGCGGCTCGTGGCGTCCTGCCTGGTGCCCGCGGCCACCACGGCGGGCAGCGAGGTGCGGACGGTCGAGGGCCTCGCGGAGAACGGGGTGCCCTCCGACGTGCAGCGCGCGCTGACCGCGTCCGGCGCGGTGCAGTGCGGCTTCTGCGTACCGGGGATGGCGATGACCGTCCACGACCTCCTGGAGGGCAACCACGCCCCCAGCGAGCTGGAGACCCGCAAGGCGCTGTGCGGCAACCTCTGCCGCTGCTCCGGCTACCGGGGCGTGCTGGACGCCGTCGGCGAGGTCGTCAAGGCACGCGCGGAGGCCGCGGAGGCCGCCTACGGCCCGGCCGACGACCCCGAGGGGGCGGCGCCGGCGGACACCGCCCGCATCCCGCACCAGGCGGGCCCCGCCGACCCCACGGGCCACACCCCGCACGACCAGGATCCGCACACGGGAGGCTCCGCATGA
- a CDS encoding FAD binding domain-containing protein, translated as MTTHAPHASHTVTLPASLDEAVAALTAMPAAVPVAGGTDLMAAVNAGLLRPAALVGLGRISEIRGWQYLDGHALLGAGLTLARMGRPDFAALIPGLAAAARAAGPPQVRNAGTLGGNIVTSAPTGDTLPVLAALEATVIIAGPGGARREIPVSHLLAGREMLSPGELVGFVRVPLLHAPQTFLKATARTGPGRATASVSLVLDPARRGVRCAVGAVAAMPLRPLEAEQWVASLIDWDGERGLVPEALTAFGDYVAAACIPDPAPPEDGSEPAALPPAALHLRRTVAALARRALGRALS; from the coding sequence TTGACCACGCACGCACCGCACGCGTCGCACACGGTGACGTTGCCGGCCTCGCTCGACGAGGCGGTGGCGGCGCTCACCGCCATGCCCGCCGCCGTCCCGGTCGCGGGCGGCACCGATCTCATGGCGGCGGTCAACGCCGGACTCCTCAGACCCGCGGCCCTGGTGGGCCTCGGCCGGATCAGCGAGATCCGCGGCTGGCAGTACCTCGACGGCCACGCGCTGCTCGGCGCCGGCCTCACCCTTGCCCGGATGGGGCGCCCCGACTTCGCGGCGCTGATCCCGGGGCTCGCCGCCGCCGCCCGCGCCGCCGGCCCGCCGCAGGTCCGCAACGCCGGCACCCTCGGCGGCAACATCGTGACCTCCGCGCCCACCGGCGACACCCTCCCGGTGCTCGCCGCCCTGGAGGCCACGGTGATCATCGCCGGCCCCGGGGGCGCACGGCGCGAGATCCCGGTCAGCCACCTCCTGGCCGGCCGCGAGATGCTGAGCCCCGGTGAACTCGTGGGCTTCGTAAGGGTGCCGCTGCTGCACGCCCCGCAGACCTTCCTCAAGGCCACCGCCCGCACCGGCCCCGGCCGGGCCACCGCCTCCGTCTCGCTCGTCCTGGACCCGGCCCGGCGTGGCGTGCGCTGCGCGGTGGGCGCCGTGGCCGCGATGCCGCTGCGCCCGCTGGAGGCCGAGCAGTGGGTGGCCTCCCTCATCGACTGGGACGGCGAACGCGGCCTGGTTCCCGAGGCGCTGACGGCTTTCGGCGACTATGTCGCGGCCGCCTGCATCCCGGACCCGGCACCGCCGGAGGACGGTTCGGAGCCGGCCGCCCTGCCGCCCGCCGCGCTCCACCTGCGCCGTACGGTGGCGGCCCTGGCCCGCCGCGCACTGGGAAGGGCACTGTCATGA
- a CDS encoding beta-N-acetylhexosaminidase, which yields MPDTDSIPSAPGGGLVPLPLSVDGPGRGTVRLGRDTALAAAPGTEDTAHWLRATLGAAFGLPLPPGPGEAADTVALALDPVLPAEGYRLAADPRWGVRITGGGPAGVFWGAQTLRQLLGPHAFRRAPLAPGQAAVLAPQTIEDGPRFAWRGMLLDVARHFLPKDGVLRCLDLLAAHKLNVLHLHLTDDQGWRIEIERHPKLTGIGAWRERTKTGHRASPLWDERPHGGYYTQDDIREIVAYAARRHITVVPEIDIPGHSQAAIAAYPELGNADVIDTTALKVWDTWGVNPNVLAPTDTTLRFYEQVLDEVLALFPSPFVHIGGDECPKDQWKASAAAQARIAELSLAGEDELQSWFIRHFDRWLADRGRRLIGWDEILEGGLAEGAAVSSWRGYAGGVAAAKSGHDVVMCPEQQVYLDHRQHASPDEPVPIGFVRTLEDVYRFEPVPPELTADQAAHILGTQANAWTEVMDSQQRLDYQVFPRLAAFAEVAWSRLPAPADRDYQDFTRRMTVHYARLDALGVDYRPPGGPHPWQKRPGVLGRPIDGAPPNV from the coding sequence ATGCCGGACACGGACAGCATCCCCTCGGCGCCCGGCGGCGGACTCGTTCCGCTGCCGCTGAGCGTCGACGGGCCCGGCCGCGGCACGGTCCGCCTCGGCCGGGACACCGCGCTGGCGGCAGCCCCCGGCACCGAGGACACCGCGCACTGGCTGCGCGCCACCCTCGGCGCGGCCTTCGGCCTGCCCCTGCCGCCCGGCCCCGGCGAGGCCGCGGACACCGTGGCGCTCGCCCTGGACCCCGTCCTCCCCGCGGAGGGCTACCGGCTGGCGGCGGATCCGCGGTGGGGCGTACGGATCACCGGCGGCGGCCCGGCCGGGGTCTTCTGGGGAGCGCAGACGCTGCGTCAGCTCCTCGGCCCGCACGCCTTCCGCCGGGCGCCGCTCGCACCCGGGCAGGCGGCCGTCCTGGCGCCGCAGACCATCGAGGACGGCCCCCGCTTCGCCTGGCGCGGCATGCTGCTGGACGTCGCCCGGCACTTCCTGCCCAAGGACGGGGTGCTGCGCTGCCTCGACCTGCTCGCCGCCCACAAGCTCAACGTCCTGCACCTCCACCTCACCGACGACCAGGGCTGGCGGATCGAGATCGAGCGCCACCCGAAGCTGACCGGCATCGGCGCCTGGCGGGAGCGCACCAAGACCGGTCACCGGGCCTCGCCCCTCTGGGACGAGCGCCCGCACGGCGGCTACTACACCCAGGACGACATCCGCGAGATCGTCGCCTACGCCGCCCGGCGGCACATCACCGTCGTCCCCGAGATCGACATCCCTGGGCACTCGCAGGCCGCCATCGCCGCGTACCCGGAACTCGGCAACGCCGACGTCATCGACACCACCGCCCTGAAGGTCTGGGACACCTGGGGCGTCAACCCCAACGTCCTGGCGCCCACCGACACCACCCTGCGCTTCTACGAGCAGGTGCTCGACGAGGTCCTCGCGCTCTTCCCCTCGCCGTTCGTGCACATCGGCGGCGACGAGTGCCCCAAGGACCAGTGGAAGGCGTCGGCCGCCGCCCAGGCGCGGATCGCCGAACTGTCGCTGGCCGGCGAGGACGAGCTGCAGAGCTGGTTCATCCGGCACTTCGACCGCTGGCTCGCCGACCGCGGCCGGCGGCTGATCGGCTGGGACGAGATCCTCGAAGGCGGCCTGGCCGAGGGCGCCGCCGTCTCCTCCTGGCGCGGCTACGCGGGCGGTGTCGCCGCGGCGAAATCCGGCCATGACGTCGTGATGTGCCCCGAGCAGCAGGTGTACTTGGACCACCGGCAGCACGCGTCCCCCGACGAGCCGGTGCCGATCGGCTTCGTACGGACCCTGGAGGACGTCTACCGCTTCGAGCCGGTGCCGCCGGAACTGACCGCCGACCAGGCCGCGCACATCCTGGGCACCCAGGCCAACGCCTGGACCGAGGTCATGGACAGTCAACAGCGCCTCGACTACCAGGTCTTTCCCCGGCTGGCCGCCTTCGCCGAGGTCGCCTGGTCGCGGCTGCCCGCGCCGGCCGACCGCGACTACCAGGACTTCACCCGGCGGATGACTGTCCACTACGCCCGGCTCGACGCCCTCGGCGTCGACTACCGCCCGCCCGGCGGCCCCCACCCCTGGCAGAAACGTCCCGGCGTGCTCGGACGCCCGATCGACGGGGCGCCCCCAAACGTGTGA